The sequence AATAGAGAAACAGCATGGAAATCCCAAAAACGGTATAACTGACAAGGGCCAGCGTACTTTCCTGGCGGATGCCTTTCAGAATAAGCAGAACGAGAGCCGGTATACTCAGCAGGACGCCGAGACCATGGGTGAGCGCATTCCAAAGTTCTTCACGGCCGTTCTTATAGTCAAATGCAGTCGCCAATGGCAGAAAGCCTCCTTTTTTGCTTATTATACTGAAATAGAAAACTTGTTTCCACTGATAGAGGAGAGATTGACAATGACACAGATTAAAGTTGTGACAGATTCCACCGCAGACTTGACCCAGCAGGAAATCGAGGAATACGGGATCCGTATCGTCCCGTTATCCATCCATATTGACGGTGAAATCTACACAGACTGGGTGAACCTCGGACCTGAGGAATTTCTTGAGAAAATGGCAAAGGCCGAATCGCTCCCGAAGAGTTCCCAGCCGTCCTCCGGAACTTTTGCGGAGATCTACGACGAACTTGGCTCGGACGGCAGCGAAATCCTGTCGATCCATATGACAGGCGGCATGAGCGGTACAGTGAAGTCAGCTGAAGCCGCAGCCGAAATGACTGCAGCCCCCGTGACAGTCGTGGACTCCCGATATATATCCCATGGTCTGGCGTTCCAAGTGATCGAAGCGGCAAAGATGGCGCAGCAGGGAAAGTCGATGGTTGAAATCACTGCCAGCCTGGAGGACATCCGGATGAAGACGATGCTGTATGTCGTCGTCGATAAGCTCGACAATCTCGTGAAAGGCGGCCGGATCGGAAAAGGCAAAGGGATCATCGGCTCCTTATTGAACATCAAACCGATCGCTTCGCTGCAGGATGGTGTCTATACACCGATCGGCAAGGCGCGGAGCCATAAGCAGGTTGCTGCGCAGCTCTTCGCGTCCTTCAAAGAGGACACGGCCGGTAAACTCGTGAAAGGTATCGGGATCTCCCACGCCAACGGATTGGCGATGGCCGAACCGCTGAAACGTCTTATCGAAGAGAGCGGCTTCACGGATATCCGGTTCTCTTTCACATCGCCTGTCGTCAGCACCCACACCGGAGCCGGAGCAATCGGGTTCATGTACTACACGGACTGAGCAGGAAACGCTGTATGCATAGCTGCTCGCATAATTTTTAGGAAATGGGGAAAAGGAGAATGAGAAGAAGCGCGCTAGTCATTTTTCTCGCCTTCTCATTGGTGATTACGGGGTGTGATCAGGTGTTCAGAAATAACGCAGAGCCTTTTACGGAAAGACGTGATGTCGAATTTACAGAGTGGGACATACCGACAGATTTCCTGCCGAAATCGCTGCATGTTGTCGGGTTGGGCGATTCCCTGACGCAAGGTGTCGGAGATGAGATGAAAAGAGGCGGTTATTTCGAGCGGGTCGCTTCAGACCTGACCGAATGGGAAGGTATCACGTATGTGGAAACAGAGAACCTGGCGAAAAGGGGCCGCCGCAGCGATCAGCTTCTGAAACAGCTGGATGAGAAAGCGATCCAAGATTCAGTCGGGGATGCGGACGTCATCTTCATGACAATCGGCGGCAACGACTTGATGAAAGTGCTGAAAGCCAACTTGTTCAAACTGAAGAAGAAGCCGTTCTATACGGAACTCGATGGCTATTCGAAACGGCTCGATGAAATCTTCGGCACGATCCGTGCTCTGAATCCGGATGCGCCGATCATCATGTCAGGTCTGTACAATCCGATGCTGCTGATCACTGATGAGGTCAAAGAGTTCGAAGACATTATCGAGGACTGGAACGAAGCGATCCAGGCACGGATCGAACTGGATGGAAACAGCTGTTTC comes from Sporosarcina trichiuri and encodes:
- a CDS encoding DegV family protein, which gives rise to MTQIKVVTDSTADLTQQEIEEYGIRIVPLSIHIDGEIYTDWVNLGPEEFLEKMAKAESLPKSSQPSSGTFAEIYDELGSDGSEILSIHMTGGMSGTVKSAEAAAEMTAAPVTVVDSRYISHGLAFQVIEAAKMAQQGKSMVEITASLEDIRMKTMLYVVVDKLDNLVKGGRIGKGKGIIGSLLNIKPIASLQDGVYTPIGKARSHKQVAAQLFASFKEDTAGKLVKGIGISHANGLAMAEPLKRLIEESGFTDIRFSFTSPVVSTHTGAGAIGFMYYTD
- a CDS encoding SGNH/GDSL hydrolase family protein, with the translated sequence MFRNNAEPFTERRDVEFTEWDIPTDFLPKSLHVVGLGDSLTQGVGDEMKRGGYFERVASDLTEWEGITYVETENLAKRGRRSDQLLKQLDEKAIQDSVGDADVIFMTIGGNDLMKVLKANLFKLKKKPFYTELDGYSKRLDEIFGTIRALNPDAPIIMSGLYNPMLLITDEVKEFEDIIEDWNEAIQARIELDGNSCFIPVADLFEENANLVYHTDFFHPNATGYALMEDRYVSVLHDWGLQVRVQGEKDR